A part of Caloenas nicobarica isolate bCalNic1 chromosome 10, bCalNic1.hap1, whole genome shotgun sequence genomic DNA contains:
- the POLR2M gene encoding protein GRINL1A: MAAAGGGGLRGRSLPELREMLRRQERLLADRKFIARLPDKGKISDFAEKLTLAVLQEEELARMAELLSAVRLEFQVKQEEINTSKHQVILNEDTRNCEKSSVFNGNSNIKEASLIVSQGQEAECIEQDVTSTTLKNQRTREKQ, encoded by the exons AtggccgcggcgggcggcggcggcctgCGGGGCCGGAGCCTCCCCGAGCTGCGGGAGATGCTGCGGCGGCAGGAGCGGCTGCTGGCGGACCG GAAATTCATTGCTAGGCTTCCAGATAAGGGTAAGATCTCTGATTTTGCTGAAAAGCTGACGCTTGCCGTTTTACAAGAGGAAGAACTAGCAAGGATGGCTGAGCTGTTATCTGCTGTCAGGTTGGAGTTTCAGGTGAAACAGGAGGAGATTAATACAAGCAAACATCAAGTTATTCTAAATGAGGACACACGAAACTGTGAAAAATCCTCAGTCTTTAATGGAAACTCCAACATTAAAGAAGCTTCTTTGATTGTGTCCCAAGGGCAGGAGGCAGAATGTATTGAGCAAGATGTTACAAGTACaactctgaaaaatcaaaggaCTCGGGAAAAACAGTAA